A single genomic interval of Sphaerodactylus townsendi isolate TG3544 linkage group LG08, MPM_Stown_v2.3, whole genome shotgun sequence harbors:
- the LOC125438351 gene encoding cytochrome P450 26A1 has translation MGFLVALLASAGCTLLLPPLLFLAAVKLWELYCVRGRDAACPLPLPPGSMGLPFFGETLQLVLQRRKFLQLKRQKYGFIYKTHLFGRPTVRVMGVENVRHILLGEHRLVAVQWPASVRTILGSGCLSNLHDGQHKHRKKVIMRAFSREALQHYIPVIQEEVSACLKQWLAEGGEACLLVYLEVKRLMFRIAMRILLGFRPSQTGPDSEQHLVEAFEEMIRNLFSLPIDVPFSGLYKGLRARNIIHAKIEENIRAKLAQKEPADGYKDALQLLMEHTQSNGEQLNMQELKESATELLFGGHETTASAATSLITFLGLHPHVLQKVREELQAKGLLGNTSQDKPLEMEVLEQLKYTGCVIKETLRLSPPVPGGFRVALKTFELNGYQIPKGWNVIYSICDTHDVAELFTNKDEFNPDRFMAPFPEDASRFSFIPFGGGLRSCVGKEFAKILLKIFTVEVARNCNWQLLNGPPTMKTGPIVYPVDNLPTKFTRFSGQV, from the exons ATGGGCTTCTTGGTGGCTCTGCTGGCCAGCGCCGGCTGCACCCTGCTCCTGCCGCCGCTGCTCTTCCTGGCCGCCGTCAAGCTGTGGGAGCTGTACTGCGTTCGCGGCCGGGATGCCGCCTGCCCCTTGCCGCTGCCGCCCGGCTCCATGGGGCTGCCCTTCTTCGGCGAGACGCTGCAGCTGGTCTTGCAG CGGCGCAAATTCCTGCAGCTGAAGCGCCAGAAGTACGGCTTCATCTACAAGACGCACCTCTTCGGGCGGCCCACGGTACGCGTGATGGGCGTGGAGAACGTGCGCCACATCCTGCTGGGCGAGCACCGGCTGGTGGCCGTCCAGTGGCCCGCCTCGGTGCGCACCATCCTGGGCTCCGGTTGCCTCTCCAACCTCCACGACGGGCAACACAAGCACCGCAAGAAG GTCATCATGCGGGCTTTCTCCCGAGAAGCCCTGCAGCACTACATCCCGGTCATCCAGGAGGAGGTGAGCGCTTGCCTGAAGCAGTGGCTGGCCGAGGGGGGCGAGGCGTGCCTGCTGGTCTACCTGGAGGTGAAGCGGCTCATGTTCCGCATCGCCATGCGCATCCTCCTGGGCTTCCGGCCCAGCCAGACCGGGCCCGACAGCGAGCAGCACCTGGTGGAGGCCTTCGAGGAGATGATCCGCAacctcttctctctgcccatcGACGTGCCTTTCAGCGGCCTCTACAAG GGCTTGAGGGCGCGCAACATCATCCACGCCAAGATCGAGGAGAACATCCGCGCCAAGCTGGCCCAGAAGGAGCCCGCCGACGGCTACAAGGACGCGCTGCAGCTGCTGATGGAGCACACGCAGAGCAATGGGGAGCAACTGAACATGCAG GAGCTCAAAGAATCTGCCACAGAGCTGCTCTTCGGAGGGCATGAAACCACTGCTAGTGCTGCTACGTCCCTGATCACCTTCTTAGGCCTTCACCCTCATGTCCTGCAGAAAGTGAGAGAGGAGTTGCAAGCAAAG GGACTGCTGGGCAACACGAGCCAAGATAAGCCTTTGGAAATGGAAGTCTTGGAACAGCTGAAATACACTGGCTGTGTCATCAAAGAGACTCTCCGGCTGAGCCCGCCCGTTCCAGGAGGATTCCGAGTGGCGCTGAAGACTTTTGAGCTAAAC GGATACCAGATTCCTAAAGGCTGGAATGTTATCTACAGTATCTGCGATACACATGATGTTGCAGAACTCTTCACCAACAAAGATGAATTCAACCCTGACCGATTTATGGCCCCTTTCCCGGAGGATGCCTCTCGATTCAGTTTCAtcccttttggaggtggtttgagGAGTTGTGTGGGCAAAGAGTTTGCAAAAATCCTCCTCAAAATCTTCACGGTAGAGGTGGCCCGGAACTGTAACTGGCAACTTTTGAATGGACCCCCCACAATGAAGACAGGCCCTATTGTGTACCCAGTGGACAATCTGCCTACAAAATTTACAAGATTCAGTGGTCAAGTCTAG